Part of the Synechocystis sp. PCC 7509 genome is shown below.
CCATGCCAAGCTTTTTAGACCAAATTCAATTGCTCGATACTGCGACTTCACATCCTAAAAAGCCGCAACTCGAACCTCGTTCGGTACGGCGCAAAAAAGCTAGGGACGCTGCCAAAAGTGTCAAAAAAGCAAACCCCTCAGCAGCTTAAGGAAGCAAGCTTTGGGGTTCGCCTTTTTATTTTTATCGTTGTCCAGTCCACCCTGAGCAGTCTAACCGCCAAAGTTTTCTGCTCAGGATACCATCTCAATTCTTATGCAAATTCAAGACTTTGACTACAGTATCAAGCAGAAGTCTGTACTATCTTCGTTAAGTATGCCACTTTCAGGGCGTACAGAGCAAGGCTTACAACATTTATCAAGCAATAACGCGACTTTCCTCCATGCAGGTTTGGAGGTAGCGTAATGAATTTAACTAACCTCCATACCAATAACAGCATAGAAGCCAATCGCGCCAATCCTTGCCCCTTGTGCGATTCCGACCACTGGTGCTTCCATCTAAGTGAGGACGCGGTTATTTGCGGTAAAACGGATTACGCCCCCATCGGTTGGGTGAAAACAGGTGAAGCGAAGGACGGGCGGGGCATCTTTGCCAAAGAAAATAGAAAGCGCCGAAGTCAAGGCGGCTTGCCCGACGAAACTGAAATTTTACCATTGCGCCTAGACCCAAAAACTGATTCACCGCAATGGGTAACTCGCAGCACGGTGGGCAACGAATTTGAGCAAGAAATTGAGTATCTTTACCCCGATGCTGAGACGGGAGAACCGTTAGGCAAGGTAGTTAGAAAGCAATGGAGCGATCGCCGTCCAGCCTACGGGCGAAGTGGGCGCGACACTAAAGAGATTAGACCTTGGCACTGGGTAGAACCCCATCATCCCCACCAGGGCGAAAAAGGTTGGTGGAGCGATCGGGGTAAAGGATCTAAACAATTTCCGCTTTACAGGCAAGCAGAAGTACGGGAGGCGATCGCATCAGGTAGCGCGGAAGTTGTGTTTTACGTTGCTGGCGAACAAGCTGTAGAAACCGCCCGTCAGCTAGGATTGACTAGCTTTTGCAACCAGGGAGGCGAGGGCAGTTATACGTCACAATTCGTTGACTTTTTAAGTGCCAATAAACCAAAGTTGTTTGTTATTTGTCCCGATAATGACGAGACGGGGCGCAAATCCGCAGACAAACTGTTGAAGGCGTGTATTAAAGCAGGCATCCACGCGATCGCCATTGAGCCAACAAATATCTGGGCAGACACCCCCACCAAAGGCGATATTACAGATATCGTTAATTCCTCTGGTATGGATTCATCAGAAATCATTGAGCAGTTAGAAATAGAAATTAGTCGAGCGTTGTTAGTCCGCCAAAATGAGCCAATTTCTTACGAGTCAACTAAAAAGCCGCCAAAGCCAGCAAAAGTCGCCCGCGAGTTGGCTGAACGCTACCGTCATGAACTAGCTTGGAATACCAGTCTTAAACTTTGGTATCGTTACTCAGCTAAAACTTCCGGCGTTTGGTCAGAAATACCTGACGAATCTGTTCACAGTGTTGTAATTGCTGACTTAGAATGTCGCCCCGACATTGCTGGGAGCTATAACTTTACTTTTGTAAGCCACACCGTAAGCCTGATGAAAGCTTACTTACAGGTTCACGACTGGCACGAAACGCCAGGGCTAATACCTCTAGAAGATGGGGTGTTGGAATTGGCAACTAAGCAATTACTGCCTCATAGTCCGGGCTACCGTCTATTATGGTGTCTGCCCTACGCCTGGTCTGGTCGGGCTATTGGTTGCCAGCCGATTCAGAATTGGATGCTTGAAGCCATGAAGGGCGACTTCTCCCTTGTCAAAGTGTTTCGAGCGTACCTCAACGCGATCGCAACTGGAAGGACAGACTTACAACGTTATCTTGAGTGTATCGGGGTTGGCGGCTCTGGAAAGGGAACTTTTACCCGACTAGCTATGGCTTTAGTCGGGGCTGAAAACACCGCCGTTACAACTTTAGGGCAGCTAGAAAAGAACCGATTTGAGACGGCTGGCATCTTTGGCAAGCGTTTACTATTAATCACTGACTCGGAGCGTTACGGCGGCGAAGTATCGGTACTCAAAGCAATTACCGGAGGCGACCCCGTTCGCTACGAACGAAAGAACGTACAACAGTGCAAGGCATTTACACCAACTTGTATGGTGATCGTGGCAGCTAACGAACCCGTCCAAAGTGGCGATTATACAAGTGGTTTAGAGCGGCGGCGGTTGACGCTGCCCTTTACCCACCAAGTTAAACCAGGGGGACGCCGCGACTTAGAAAAGGAATTTAAGCCTTACCTCCCCGGACTGCTAACGTGGGCTTTAGAAATGCCTGACGAGGAAGTGACAGGACTATTGCTCGACACCTCTAACCTAGTGCGAAGTCTTGCTGCCTCTAAAGCCGAATTTTTAATCGAAACAAACCCGATGGCTGAGTGGCTGGACGCTTGCGTTGTTCTCGAAAGAGCCGCTAAAACCTACGTGGGAGTAGCCCAGCGCGATAAATCTTCTAGCAATGACAACATCTATTTATTTACTAATAAATGGCTCTACGCTTCCTATTGCGAGTACAGCGCAGTTACGGGCAGTAAAGCTGTTTCTGTGCGGCGGTTCTCGACTCTGCTACATGACCTCTGCGTTAGCCAACTAAAGCTTACTGGAATTACTAAAAGTCGAGATAACAAAGGTGCTTATTTTGAGGGCTTGGCAATTCGTCATGAGGACGACGAGCGCGATCGCCCGATTTCTTTTAGCAGTCCGCCGCCAAAAAGCGGAAAGTTTGGGGAAGCGGTTTCCCTCCCCAAACTTTTCCAAGAGAGCGAAAAGCTGGAACATCCCCTAACTTTTACTGAAAGTGATGGATTAAAAACAAAAAGTGACGGATTGGTGACGGGTCAAACCCTTGGTAGTGACGGAAGTGATGGAAGTGATGGATTATTTTTATCAAGCTCTAAAGATAAAAATTTATTTGAGAGTGAATTAGAAAATCAACAAGAAAATAAAGAGCGTGATAATAATGAAATTTGCCATCACTTCCATCACAATCCGTCACTACCAATAGTTCCAGCCATCACAGAACCGCCACTAGCTCTCGTTCAATCCGTCACCAATCCGTCAACGACTCCAGACAATGCGATCGCCCGTGAGAAATCAGCCGTCACCGAAGGGGCGTTAACCCTGCAAGGATTGGCAGCGCAGATCAGCTTAATTCAGACCTGGGCGGCAGCTTTGGAATTGATAGATAACGCAGCGATAAAAACTGGTAAGAAGCGAGGCACTATTTTAAAAAAGTTAATTAAATGTTTTAGTCAGTGCGATCGCGTCCGCTTTCTTGCCCTATTGGATCTCCATGTATTGCATAATCCATCGGATGAACGAGCATTAAAAGCCCAGTCGGTCGCGCTTTGCGTCGCAACGGAGGCAGAAACTTGAAAAATAGATTATCAGCGCAAGAACAGCGCGATCGCACCCGACTTGAAAAAATAGTCCGCGATCGCATTGCAGAAGGCTTAAGTGATTTAGCCAAAATTGAGTCAATGGGAACATGGAGGGAAACTCACCAAACGTTTGATGCGTTTTGCATTGATAGGTTGGGTTTCAGCCGAAGTCAGTTAAACATCGAAACATTAATGAGGAAATATGCAGAAAATTGACGAATTACGGCAGGAAATTAAAGCTTTCGAGGTTGAGATTACAAAACTACAGGCGGAATTATTAGCAGCTTCCCAAATCGCGCCCCCAATGCAGTCAAACTCTCCAGAGGCGATCGCTAATGCTTTTCGATCCGCCGCCGTTGTTACCCATGAAAGGATTGCAGACGTACAGGGGATTCGGAATGCGATCGCTGAATTGACGGCTCGACTGGCGCAGAAAAAATCACAGTTTGAGGAACTGGAGGTACAGCAGCTAAAACAGTTGAGAGAAAAGCGGATTGAAGAAGGCAAGCAAAAACTCCGAGCTAAGTTCGGCGATGTTGAAAAGATGGCAGAAGCATTAGAAGGTCTCTATTTCGGTTTGAAGGCGATCGCCCTCGAATATGAAAAAGATTTTGCTCAAATTCATCCGCCAACTAGCGGCGGGACAGCACTAAATAGAAACTCGTTGCTCAACATTGAGCCGCTAACAATACCTCATTTTGTAGAGGAAAAAGATCGCTTTGTTTTAAGTAACAAATTTTTCGATTTATTTGAAGCTGAAAAAGAAGCCTTACAGAGGCAAAGGATAGAAGCCAGCATCAGGTCGCAGCAAAATCACCAAGATTTACTGGCACAAATCAAGCAGCGAGAGTTAGATAAACAACGAGCGCTTGAGCAGCAAGAACGGGCAGCATTTATCGCTCAAAAACAGGAGCAATTGCAAACAATGAAAAGCCAAAGGGGTTGGGATATGCGTGGTCAGGCAGCTACTAATTTTCATCCTCTTCATGACGCGATCGCATCTTTAGAAGCAGAAATCGAAAACTTAGAGAAACCTGTGCAAACATAGAGAAAATGGCGGTACAGTGGCGTAAAAATGGCGGTTAAGCCTTCTCGGTTGACGGCAAAACAATTAAAAGCAATCTCTTTATTAGCAGAAGGACTGTCATATAGTGCGATCGCCACAGAACTTGGGGTAGGATTGCGTACCGTCGAGCGGTGGGCAACAAGACCCGATGTTCGTCAGGCAGTGAGCGAAACTCAACTAAAGTTAGCATCTGCCCTATCAGAAGACATCTTTAATAAGTGCAAAACTGGTTTAATTAAAGGCTTGCCCAAAGCTATCCGCCGAACCATAGAATCTTTAGATCACCCCGACGCTCGGATTCAAATCCGGGCAGCCGAACAAATCGCCCGTTGGTCTGGCTTTTACCAACCAAACAAACCCACCATAGAGCAGTCGGGTGATTCAGAGCAGAATTTTAAAGGATACTTAGCCTACCTGGAGACGAACGGCAATGGCAATCAGCATCACCCAGTTCGCTAGCGATTCAAACCTACTAAATACGCCGTTATGGGATAAGCAAAGCGAGATTTTAGAGGAATTCTGGGCGGGGAATTATGCGATCGCAGTCTGGGCATTGGGGCGGCGCAGTGGCAAAACTTTAATGAGTGCGATTGTTGCTACTTACTGCGCCACAATGCTGGCAGATGAATATAAGCGCCATTTAAGACCGGGGGAAAAGTTCTATATAATCTCTGTCGCCAACACCATCGACCAGGCGAAGATTGCGCTCCAGGGCGTGAAAGATTTAATTAATGGCTCACCCATCCTTAAGCCGCTAATCGTGCGCGAGACTACCGACACTCTCGAACTGCGTAATGGAGCGGTATTTAGGGCATTGACCGCAAGTAGCAGGAGCGGTAGGGGTATGGCTTGCCCGTTGCTTATTTTTGATGAGCTTGCCCACGCCGTTGATACAGAAGCAGGGAACGCGGCGGGTAGTAGTTTATATCAAGCTCTTAGCCCATCGGTGGCGCAGTTTGGAAAAATAGGTAAAATACTGCTTCTATCGTCACCTTGGATTCAATCAGGTATTTTCTGGGATTTGTACAAGCAAGCGGCTTCTGGGAACTTTGCTCATATGCAGGTAGTACAAGCACCTACTTGGGAAGTAAATACTACCATCAGCGCCGAATTTTTAGAGCAAGAAAAAGCCCGCGACCCCGAATTATTTAAAGTTGAGTACGGGGCGCAATTTACGGGGAATATCGCTGCTTTTATCGACAATCAATTAGTAGATGCTGCTATTAATAGCGATCGCGGACTGCTGCCACCATTAAACAAGTTTAATGGCACTTATTACCTGGCTTTA
Proteins encoded:
- a CDS encoding phage/plasmid primase, P4 family, which encodes MNLTNLHTNNSIEANRANPCPLCDSDHWCFHLSEDAVICGKTDYAPIGWVKTGEAKDGRGIFAKENRKRRSQGGLPDETEILPLRLDPKTDSPQWVTRSTVGNEFEQEIEYLYPDAETGEPLGKVVRKQWSDRRPAYGRSGRDTKEIRPWHWVEPHHPHQGEKGWWSDRGKGSKQFPLYRQAEVREAIASGSAEVVFYVAGEQAVETARQLGLTSFCNQGGEGSYTSQFVDFLSANKPKLFVICPDNDETGRKSADKLLKACIKAGIHAIAIEPTNIWADTPTKGDITDIVNSSGMDSSEIIEQLEIEISRALLVRQNEPISYESTKKPPKPAKVARELAERYRHELAWNTSLKLWYRYSAKTSGVWSEIPDESVHSVVIADLECRPDIAGSYNFTFVSHTVSLMKAYLQVHDWHETPGLIPLEDGVLELATKQLLPHSPGYRLLWCLPYAWSGRAIGCQPIQNWMLEAMKGDFSLVKVFRAYLNAIATGRTDLQRYLECIGVGGSGKGTFTRLAMALVGAENTAVTTLGQLEKNRFETAGIFGKRLLLITDSERYGGEVSVLKAITGGDPVRYERKNVQQCKAFTPTCMVIVAANEPVQSGDYTSGLERRRLTLPFTHQVKPGGRRDLEKEFKPYLPGLLTWALEMPDEEVTGLLLDTSNLVRSLAASKAEFLIETNPMAEWLDACVVLERAAKTYVGVAQRDKSSSNDNIYLFTNKWLYASYCEYSAVTGSKAVSVRRFSTLLHDLCVSQLKLTGITKSRDNKGAYFEGLAIRHEDDERDRPISFSSPPPKSGKFGEAVSLPKLFQESEKLEHPLTFTESDGLKTKSDGLVTGQTLGSDGSDGSDGLFLSSSKDKNLFESELENQQENKERDNNEICHHFHHNPSLPIVPAITEPPLALVQSVTNPSTTPDNAIAREKSAVTEGALTLQGLAAQISLIQTWAAALELIDNAAIKTGKKRGTILKKLIKCFSQCDRVRFLALLDLHVLHNPSDERALKAQSVALCVATEAET
- a CDS encoding helix-turn-helix domain-containing protein, producing the protein MAVKPSRLTAKQLKAISLLAEGLSYSAIATELGVGLRTVERWATRPDVRQAVSETQLKLASALSEDIFNKCKTGLIKGLPKAIRRTIESLDHPDARIQIRAAEQIARWSGFYQPNKPTIEQSGDSEQNFKGYLAYLETNGNGNQHHPVR
- a CDS encoding phage terminase-like protein, large subunit; the encoded protein is MAISITQFASDSNLLNTPLWDKQSEILEEFWAGNYAIAVWALGRRSGKTLMSAIVATYCATMLADEYKRHLRPGEKFYIISVANTIDQAKIALQGVKDLINGSPILKPLIVRETTDTLELRNGAVFRALTASSRSGRGMACPLLIFDELAHAVDTEAGNAAGSSLYQALSPSVAQFGKIGKILLLSSPWIQSGIFWDLYKQAASGNFAHMQVVQAPTWEVNTTISAEFLEQEKARDPELFKVEYGAQFTGNIAAFIDNQLVDAAINSDRGLLPPLNKFNGTYYLALDPAKGGRDAYTACIVHYDGELVVVDQFHQFAPTWGDGKKTQVAVSLVEDWILEQHKAYGFASVVLDQYNSSSTIQRLSGRVKIRELTWTASSKTEAYSKLRELFNGGSIELYPHPKANGQIKNLTVTYRPNGTWGVSGGTGAAVDDYPSALAGAVLMATNRINKQQIIPAKSYRTW